AAATGACAACCACACTACAACGCGAACGTACCGCTTCCGTCTGGGATCGGTTCTGCGAGTGGGTAACTAGCACCAACAACCGCCTCTATGTGGGCTGGTTCGGTGTCCTGATGATCCCCACCCTGTTAACCGCCACCACCTGCTTCATCATCGCCTTCATCGCTGCTCCTCCTGTGGACATCGATGGTATCCGCGAACCTGTTGCTGGTTCTCTGCT
This sequence is a window from Microcoleus sp. AS-A8. Protein-coding genes within it:
- a CDS encoding photosystem II q(b) protein; this encodes MTTTLQRERTASVWDRFCEWVTSTNNRLYVGWFGVLMIPTLLTATTCFIIAFIAAPPVDIDGIREPVAGSLL